One Proteinivorax tanatarense DNA segment encodes these proteins:
- a CDS encoding DHH family phosphoesterase: MTIDNFVKFLQEHEEKDILILCHDDADNDAIGAGFALTELLGGTLAVPQKISEHAIELIKKLAAKVIVNPDPSKYDLTIVVDTADGQQLPNISLDKFLLIDHHPTNTLKEKAIGYIHEEVDATCQLVYALYKHLEKPITPAVALSLAAGILGDTVQLTKASNNAISDLGNILQDGNIGYSTVLNTFRVSGKLERKQKLIAATSAELYEYKETLLVFSNTEKNFLYYTAMMFLELGADLALVVYKDKDWIHLRLVKSNHCLTDHSAIDIIKEATQEAVIENLWGDQYFSGFKGRGDYNQIITTIFNKIESQSEIE; the protein is encoded by the coding sequence ATGACTATTGATAATTTCGTCAAATTTTTACAAGAACATGAGGAAAAAGACATTTTAATTTTGTGCCATGATGACGCTGACAACGATGCCATAGGTGCAGGATTTGCTTTGACTGAACTTTTGGGAGGAACATTAGCAGTACCTCAAAAAATTTCAGAACATGCTATAGAATTAATAAAAAAGTTAGCGGCAAAAGTAATTGTAAACCCTGATCCTTCTAAGTATGACTTAACTATAGTAGTTGATACAGCTGATGGACAACAGCTTCCTAATATTTCCTTAGATAAGTTTCTGCTTATTGACCACCATCCCACTAATACTTTAAAGGAAAAAGCTATCGGCTATATCCATGAAGAGGTAGATGCAACATGTCAGCTCGTGTATGCTTTATATAAGCATTTAGAAAAACCCATAACTCCCGCAGTTGCTTTGAGTTTAGCAGCAGGTATTCTGGGGGATACAGTACAGTTAACTAAAGCTTCGAATAATGCCATATCAGACTTAGGTAACATTCTACAAGATGGCAATATAGGATATAGTACAGTTTTAAACACCTTTCGAGTTAGTGGCAAACTAGAAAGAAAACAAAAACTAATTGCTGCAACTTCCGCAGAACTTTATGAATATAAAGAGACACTTCTTGTATTTAGTAATACAGAAAAAAACTTTCTTTATTATACAGCCATGATGTTTTTAGAGTTAGGTGCAGACCTTGCGCTGGTAGTGTATAAAGATAAGGATTGGATACATCTAAGACTTGTTAAATCCAATCATTGTCTTACAGACCATAGTGCTATAGATATAATAAAAGAAGCAACGCAAGAAGCCGTAATAGAAAACTTATGGGGTGATCAATATTTTTCAGGCTTTAAAGGTAGAGGAGACTATAATCAAATAATAACAACCATATTTAATAAAATAGAAAGCCAAAGTGAAATAGAGTAG
- a CDS encoding phospholipase D-like domain-containing protein — translation MFIFGVLIFAFYDPIEWDYYPMEGVERFYGEVEGPDRVVLVEDRYKSGLARLDLITNAEETLDISYYTFHEGTSLDIFLASVLDAADRGVEVRIMLDGLFHNLRGDLKDVFYVFYQHPNIELRLYEPLNLIKPWTLNNRLHDKFIIVDGEKVLLGGRNIGDKYFAPDPEKYDGLVSNDRDVLVINTEPKNNSNSVVYEVKDYFELLWEHQYTQQPIKELSDRQKRKGNQKEKNLLANLEMAKEKDPQRFEKEFDWLEKSYPTNQVSLTHNPLTRFNKEPWVWKDITQLMERAEHTIFIQSPYLIPTTDMYRYLEPKQIDADIEVLTNSVATSSNYFAMSGHIRNRKKIVDLGADVFEYQGEGTVHAKSYIFDNRISMVGSFNLDFRSTFLSTETMLVIDSPQFAEHLKKEVDNYISDSLLLEQKDYDYAYSQDTEKKEVPWLKKIVIKLLSIIMYFFDFML, via the coding sequence GTGTTTATATTTGGAGTGCTTATTTTTGCTTTTTATGATCCTATAGAATGGGACTACTACCCTATGGAAGGAGTGGAGCGATTCTATGGAGAAGTTGAAGGGCCAGATCGGGTGGTCTTAGTTGAAGATAGATATAAATCTGGATTAGCTCGCTTAGATTTAATAACAAACGCAGAAGAAACTTTGGATATATCATATTACACATTTCATGAAGGAACTTCTTTGGATATATTTTTAGCTTCCGTTTTGGATGCCGCTGATAGAGGTGTTGAAGTACGAATCATGCTAGATGGTTTGTTTCACAACTTGCGAGGCGACCTTAAAGACGTTTTTTATGTTTTTTACCAGCACCCAAATATTGAATTAAGGTTATATGAGCCTTTAAATTTAATAAAACCTTGGACTTTAAATAACAGATTACATGATAAATTTATTATTGTGGACGGTGAAAAGGTTTTATTAGGTGGGAGAAACATAGGTGATAAATATTTTGCTCCCGATCCTGAAAAATATGATGGTTTAGTATCCAATGATAGGGATGTGTTGGTAATCAATACCGAACCTAAAAACAATTCAAATAGTGTTGTATATGAAGTAAAAGATTATTTTGAATTATTATGGGAACATCAATATACTCAGCAGCCCATTAAGGAACTTTCTGACAGGCAAAAAAGAAAAGGTAACCAAAAAGAAAAGAACCTGCTAGCTAACTTGGAAATGGCAAAAGAAAAAGACCCTCAAAGATTCGAGAAAGAATTTGACTGGTTAGAAAAATCTTACCCAACTAACCAAGTCTCTTTAACCCATAACCCACTTACTAGATTTAACAAGGAGCCATGGGTTTGGAAGGATATAACCCAGCTTATGGAAAGGGCAGAACATACTATATTTATTCAAAGTCCGTACCTAATACCTACAACTGATATGTACCGATACTTAGAACCAAAACAAATAGATGCAGATATTGAAGTGTTGACCAACTCTGTTGCTACCAGTTCAAATTATTTTGCTATGTCAGGACATATTAGAAACAGAAAAAAAATAGTAGATCTAGGGGCTGATGTGTTTGAATATCAGGGTGAAGGAACAGTACATGCAAAATCCTATATATTTGACAATCGGATAAGCATGGTTGGTTCATTTAACTTGGACTTCCGCAGCACTTTTTTAAGTACAGAGACAATGTTAGTTATTGATAGTCCTCAGTTTGCAGAACATCTAAAGAAGGAGGTGGATAATTATATTAGCGATAGTTTACTCTTAGAGCAAAAAGACTATGACTACGCCTACAGCCAAGATACTGAAAAAAAAGAAGTGCCATGGTTAAAAAAAATAGTTATCAAACTATTATCAATAATAATGTATTTTTTTGATTTTATGCTGTAG
- the cas6 gene encoding CRISPR-associated endoribonuclease Cas6 — protein sequence MRLEVIFRCSKGTAIDFNYNHYLSNIITEATEKVAADYDQKKSQSLHTFSQLYLKDYSISNGKMISGSEQIQWYISSPDKIFLETIVKGLTISNYVYIGNSLLEFSQARLLEHPQFYDEMDFTCMSPITIAHAAGGGKEQYSSIDGDFFGENLRQDLVRKHYIIHERFPKNENLSFYFDTNYMKKKSRPSRLINYDGKKIMGYMVPFKVIGSKELIEVGYHAGFGNKNDHGFGMVKVWHKNRS from the coding sequence ATGCGCTTAGAAGTGATTTTTCGATGTAGTAAGGGGACTGCAATTGACTTTAATTATAATCATTACTTGTCAAATATTATAACAGAGGCGACGGAAAAAGTAGCTGCTGATTATGATCAAAAAAAATCTCAAAGCTTGCACACTTTTTCTCAGCTCTATTTAAAGGATTATTCCATTTCCAATGGCAAAATGATTTCAGGTTCAGAACAAATACAGTGGTATATCTCTTCGCCAGATAAAATTTTTTTAGAAACGATTGTGAAGGGGTTAACAATCAGCAACTATGTTTATATTGGCAATTCATTACTTGAATTTTCACAAGCAAGGCTACTTGAACACCCCCAATTTTATGATGAAATGGATTTTACTTGTATGTCTCCAATAACTATCGCCCATGCAGCCGGAGGCGGGAAAGAACAGTACTCCAGTATAGATGGGGATTTCTTTGGGGAGAACTTAAGACAAGACTTAGTTAGAAAGCATTATATTATTCATGAGCGCTTCCCTAAAAACGAAAACCTATCTTTTTACTTTGACACCAACTATATGAAGAAAAAAAGTAGACCTAGTCGTTTGATTAACTATGATGGAAAGAAAATAATGGGATATATGGTACCTTTTAAAGTAATAGGAAGTAAAGAGTTGATCGAAGTCGGATACCATGCAGGGTTTGGCAATAAAAATGATCATGGCTTTGGTATGGTAAAAGTATGGCATAAAAACAGATCATAA
- the murB gene encoding UDP-N-acetylmuramate dehydrogenase, with protein sequence MDKIAEKLSSGIPKEYIKLKHHIAPYTTFEIGGPADIFITPSEVDQIIWAVTISKELQIPYYILGKGSNILIDDKGLRGIVIYLGENFSKSTVLDNKIKAQSGASLEEVSKLAMEKSLTGLEFAVGIPGSVGGGIFMNAGAYEGQLGDVVDEVTGILEHEVVTYTKDDLEFGYRSSTFQKEGVIILEATLRLEKGNKEKVKSYIEDLTTKRETKQPLELPSAGSVFKRPQGYYAGKLIQDSGLKGFSIGGAQVSEKHCGFIVNKGNATSQDVKNLVAHIQKTVKEKFGVELKRELKYLG encoded by the coding sequence GTGGATAAAATAGCAGAGAAACTTTCATCAGGTATACCAAAAGAGTATATAAAATTAAAGCACCACATTGCTCCTTATACTACTTTTGAAATCGGGGGACCTGCAGATATCTTTATAACCCCTTCAGAGGTTGATCAAATAATATGGGCTGTTACTATATCTAAAGAGTTGCAAATTCCATACTATATATTAGGTAAGGGGTCAAACATTTTGATAGATGATAAAGGGTTAAGGGGAATTGTCATTTATCTAGGGGAAAACTTCTCCAAGAGCACAGTGCTTGATAATAAAATAAAAGCCCAATCTGGGGCTTCTTTGGAAGAGGTAAGCAAACTAGCTATGGAGAAAAGCTTGACAGGCTTAGAATTTGCTGTAGGGATTCCAGGTAGCGTTGGTGGAGGAATTTTTATGAATGCAGGGGCGTATGAAGGTCAACTTGGAGATGTGGTTGATGAAGTGACCGGAATATTGGAGCATGAAGTAGTAACTTATACAAAGGATGACTTGGAATTTGGTTATCGAAGCAGTACCTTTCAAAAAGAAGGAGTAATTATTTTAGAGGCGACCTTACGATTAGAAAAAGGTAATAAAGAAAAGGTCAAATCTTACATTGAAGATTTAACAACAAAAAGAGAGACCAAACAACCTTTGGAGCTTCCATCGGCAGGCTCAGTGTTTAAACGCCCCCAAGGATACTATGCTGGTAAACTGATCCAAGATAGTGGTTTAAAAGGTTTTTCCATTGGCGGGGCGCAAGTGTCTGAAAAACACTGTGGATTTATAGTAAACAAAGGAAATGCAACTAGTCAGGATGTAAAAAACTTAGTTGCCCATATTCAAAAAACTGTAAAAGAAAAGTTCGGTGTTGAACTAAAAAGGGAGCTTAAATACCTAGGTTAG
- the grdD gene encoding glycine/sarcosine/betaine reductase complex component C subunit alpha produces MTHEKQVSNALYSMADALEGKNTAHKTKIALTTIGSELPAEELVQGALTACSKNPLLEVVIIGPKTNAPFEQYNTDCEKEAHTHLEKLLKEKEVQGAVTLHYNFPLGTSTVGKVNAIGSGKEMYIATTTGTSAANRVEAMILNAILGISAAKSGGIKSPSIGVLNVEGARQVEKALNTLKENGLEFSMGESVRRDGGSVLRGNDILAGSCDVVVCDTLTGNILMKLFTASNTGGQKETVGWGYGPGIGRNMDNIISIISRASGAPVVSGALQYTYEMVSGDLPTTAKNQFKQGDKAGLKELLAELTKPQQKTEEVSAPPKKTVTEEITGIDILQLDDGVQVLWKEGIYAESGMGCAGPVIMVNPEDLDKAKKSLKANKIL; encoded by the coding sequence ATGACCCATGAAAAACAAGTTTCAAATGCCCTATATTCAATGGCAGATGCTTTAGAGGGTAAAAACACTGCCCATAAAACAAAAATTGCTTTAACAACAATCGGCAGCGAGCTTCCAGCAGAGGAACTGGTACAAGGTGCCCTTACAGCATGCTCAAAAAACCCACTTTTAGAAGTAGTTATTATAGGACCTAAAACCAATGCACCTTTTGAACAATACAATACCGATTGCGAAAAAGAAGCTCACACACACCTGGAAAAGCTGCTTAAAGAAAAGGAAGTTCAAGGAGCGGTCACACTTCATTACAACTTTCCTTTGGGAACATCTACCGTAGGAAAAGTCAATGCAATTGGCTCCGGTAAAGAAATGTATATAGCTACAACGACAGGAACCTCTGCTGCTAATAGAGTAGAAGCTATGATTCTAAACGCAATTTTAGGTATTTCTGCTGCGAAAAGCGGCGGCATAAAAAGCCCTTCGATAGGTGTACTTAACGTAGAAGGTGCTCGTCAAGTGGAAAAGGCATTAAACACACTTAAAGAAAATGGCCTTGAGTTTAGTATGGGTGAAAGTGTGCGCCGAGACGGTGGTTCTGTTCTTAGAGGGAACGATATTCTAGCAGGTAGTTGTGATGTAGTTGTATGTGACACATTAACAGGGAACATTTTGATGAAACTATTCACCGCTTCAAATACTGGCGGACAAAAGGAAACTGTAGGCTGGGGTTATGGCCCTGGCATAGGGAGAAATATGGATAATATAATTTCTATTATTTCTAGAGCCTCTGGTGCACCTGTAGTTAGTGGAGCACTACAGTACACATATGAAATGGTATCAGGAGATTTACCTACTACTGCCAAAAACCAGTTTAAGCAGGGAGACAAAGCTGGCTTAAAAGAATTACTAGCTGAGCTAACTAAGCCCCAGCAAAAAACTGAAGAGGTTTCTGCCCCACCAAAGAAAACAGTAACTGAAGAAATTACAGGGATAGATATCCTTCAACTTGATGATGGAGTACAAGTTCTTTGGAAAGAGGGTATTTATGCAGAATCCGGGATGGGATGTGCTGGACCAGTAATAATGGTAAACCCTGAAGACCTAGACAAGGCTAAAAAATCTCTAAAAGCAAATAAAATATTATAA